The genomic interval ATCTCCCCAAGAGTTGAGTAATTATTTGTATAATAATTATAACGTTCAATTACGCCCTTATAGTGAATATAAATTATGGAATTTAAGCTGGAATCTAAAAAGGCAGTCTGATTCTTTTTAATAGGTGCAGGGTTTAAGATGAAAGATTTTTTATATGTTAATTTATGTGTGTTCTGGCTACCTGGAAGTAGAAGGCCAGTATAATGCTTAACCGATAATTTTCCTATAGTTTGATTTGAGAATTGTCCACCAAACATGAATGATATATTGCCAGGATTATAGGAATTTTTAAGGGCAATAACGTGGGGGATTGCCGGTTCTTTTCCTTCCCAGATAAGGGCATGGTTTTGTATATCGTTGTTCATTATTATATGGACACTATACATTATATTCTCCCCGGACAGATTTAATATCCCATTATAATCCTGTGAACCGGAAACAGTTGTAATTGTATCCTTTCTCCCATACGAAATGCTAAAAAGTGTTTTGTTCTCCTGTTTTAAAATAATATAATTTTCCGTACCACCATTGTTATCCGGGTTTATCCCGCCGGTTACGTTAAATGTATATTCAGTGCTATTACACGCGCTTTCGTTTTCAATATAGTAAGAAGGGGTAGAACTTGAAGTAACAATATTTACACCGCCGTTGGAGACATTGCTGACCTGTGTAGTAGTTTTATCTCCAGAAATATATGTGGGTGATATAGCATTATTAAATCCATCAGATGCATGAACCGGAAACACGGTTACAAATATCAATATAAATATAACAACCATCACATGAAATGGCTTTAATCTCATTCCTGGTAATTAAAATAAAATATAAAAAGTTCTTTTCCGTCATTAATTTTCTATAATAATGTATGAACTTATAATAGAAATGGGAAAACAATTAATTAGGAAATTGCCTTTAATGTCCTATGTCAAAAATTGCAAATATCTATGAAGGAGGTAATTTTCCATGGAGATAAAATTTCTCGGAAACTGGTCTTCCCATATTCAGGCAGGGAAAAGAAATGTTTCCATGATAATTGATGGCCACATTCTTCTGGACTGTGGTCCGCATACAATAGAATCTATGCTTGAAAGTGGGATCGACCCGGTACAGGTGGATAAAATACTGATTAGCCACATGCATCTTGACCATTATGGTGGACTTGCTGAAATACTCTGGTATAGGGCAGCCAGAGAAGCAAAAGATGAAGTAATAATCCTTGGCCCGAAGGGAATAATGAAAAATACTGAACAGCTCTTGAAGATATATAACACTCCTGACCATTATATGTTTAGCATGAAATCTAATTATGTTGAAATAAACAACAATGGAGAGATATATGAAGTTAAAACAAAGTTTACGGATAAGGTTAAAAATGATTATATTGAAGCATTTGTAGGGAATCACAGCATTCCTGACAATATGTACAGGCTGGAATATCATGGTAATACTATAGCTTATACAGGGGATACCGCTTATAATGATAATATCGCACAGGTAGGGGAAAAGGCGGACATATTTTTACATGAGATGACGTTTACAGATCAGGACGCTGAAATAGCTAAACTATCCAAACACTCAACATATTCATCTGTATTGAGAGGTTTCAGCGAGAGCCATGCAAAGAAATTGGTGCCGGTACATCTTACAGATAAAACGGTTTCAACTTTAAAAGCGAAGTCCAGGGAAAATATTATCCTGCCATTTACTGATATAAATTTGTGAGTGCCATATGCAAACTAAAAAATGAATTACGATCCCTTAGGAGAAAGCCAGCGTTTAGCTCCAGGATGAACGCGTAAATGTAATGATAGTATTAATTATAGGTGGGCTTGCTGAAGTGGTGCTGGGGCCGGAATTAAGAAGGGAGAGCCTGGAAAAAGCATCAATGGATAATTAATTTTTAAGGAAATCAATTAATTTATTTATATCTTTAAAATTTTTCAGGGTCAGATCAGCTCCATTCAAATCGGTGATAGGATATACACCAGTAGCAATGCCTACAGCCCTGGTTGAAGCCTCCCTTGCAGCCTTTATATCCAGCGGAGTATCCCCTATAAGATAAATTTCAGATCTGTTAATATTCTTTCCATATCTCTGTATTGCATAGTCAACAAGTTTCGACCTTATTATACTATCACTTCCATACCCACCGGTAAGAAAATACTCTTCTATACCAGCATGCTGGAGCCGTATTTCAGCAATAGGCTGTAGATTCCCTGTAAGGATACCAGAGATATACCCATTAACCTTTACCGCATCAAGCATATTTTTAACATTGTCAAGCAATTTATAGTCTGCAGGTTGAAGGTTAGTTGATACATAGCCTATCAAAGCCTGAAATGCAATATCCAGTTTAGCTTTAATTTCTACTTCTTGAATTCCCTGTTTTTTCAATAATCCATACATAATGCCAGTATCGGTCATCCCATGCCTCGGGAATGATTCTATATCTGTATCCACGCCGTAAATTTCTTTGCATACGTAATCAAAAGCTGCAGTATGGGTGGGAGATTCTTCCATTAATGTACCGTCTATATCAAATAAAATCAATTTAACCATACAGCTAAATACAAATTTAATTTATAGTTTTTCTTTCATTATTTTAATGTACTTTACCATCTCTTAGCTGAAAGTCCACACACTTTAGGGAGTATGTCAGATATCAGCTATATACAGTTTCAGCTTATCATATCTGGCCGATAAAATATATGTGAATGTTAAATGGAGAATAGTTTAAGTCTGTGGTATTTAGCTTCTTAACATAGCTATCTATTTTCTGTTATGACAAGTGCTATACAGTATTTCTTAGCATTCCCTATTGTCATTCTGCAAAATTTTATATATCCAGTGAAAATGAAATGGCGGTGTTAAATTGATAGAAAAAATAGGAATAATAGGTGCAGGAGCAATGGGTTCTTCTATTGCCGAGGTATTTGCTTTTAATGGTTACAGTGTATATTTAAAAGACCAGAATATGGAATATGTCAACAGGGGTATTTCCCATGTGAGAAAGGTGCTGGAAGATTATCAATCATATATGGATTCCATGCCCGACAAGGAAATAAAGAGAATAGAAAGAAATGGGATAGAACTTACGGAAACCCAGAAAAATAGTATTAAAAAGAATCTTGGCAAGCAGCTCGATATAGATGGAATTATTTCCAATATACATCCGGTTGAATCATACAAAGAACTGTCACAGTGTGGGCTTGTAATAGAGGCTGTTTTCGAAAAACAGGAAATCAAGAACGATCTGTTCAGGGAACTATCCGGTTATTTTGGTGAAAATACGATTCTTGCTTCCAATACCTCATCCCTGAGTATAACAGAGATGGCAGCCAATTATAAATATCCGGAGAATAATATCATTATCCACTTCTTCAATCCTCCATACACAATGCCACTGGTTGAGATTGTACCGGCTCTCCAGACTGGGAGTAAAACTGTTGAAACCGCATATTCACTTATTTCTGGATTGAGAAACCACAGGGATACAATGGTTCCGGTAAAAGCGAAGGAAAGATCGGGATTCATCGTGAACAGGATATTAATACAACTTATAAATGAAGCAATAAAAATAGTTGAGGAAGGCATAGCAGATGAAAAATCGGTTGATATAGGAATGAAGAAAGGAGCAGGTTTTCCAATGGGCCCATTTGAACTTGGCGATTATGTCGGGCTGGATATTGTCTATGACGTATTGAAGTCATTTAACAAAGCATATGGAGATGCATACATACCTCCGGAAAGGCTAAAAAATATGGTCATAGCAGGATATCTTGGAAGGAAAACTGGAAAAGGGTTCTATGAGTACACAAAATAAAAATTAATAACATTTATAGTATAAATATTTAATGCATTTAGTTTTTCTTTTTCATTGAAAATTTATTTATTCCTTCATATCCCTTATCTGTATAGAATACTCTTCCACAATTTGGGCATACGTAAGCTTCAAATTCACCAAGAGTAACATTATTCTGTTCGTAAGGTGCAGTTTTCAATTCCATATCCAGATTGCAGTGCGGACACACTGTTATATTATTTATAGACATAGTCAAAAGATGCATTTAATATATATAATATATTTGTGGCAACAGGATAGTAGGAAAGTATAATATGTGCAAATTTTTAGATATGAGAATATTAATGGTTTAAGTATTTTCAGAATATAATCACTGAATTAAATGGCTTTATATACAAACACTTACTTTTATTTTTGTGAATAACACTTCTAATGAAACTACAGACCCGGTTTTAAATGAATTGAACGGTAAAATTACCACAAAATTTTACTGGGCAGTGACATTGCTGGCTACGATAGGTGGTTTCCTATTTGGATATGATACTTCCAACATAGGAACTGACCTAAGTTTTATACCCTTTGCGAAAAATCTTGCAGCAACAGACCCATTTGTATACGGCTATTTAATAGCAGGTGCCTCACTTGGTGCCGCAGTAGGTGCATTAATAGCCGCACTTCTTACGGATAAATACGGAAGAAAATTCCTGCTAATAACAGATGCTGCTATATATACAATAGGGGCACTTTTATCTGCATTTTCCGTGGATCTTGTAATGCTTCTCTTATCAAGGACGCTTATAGGCCTCGCAGTTGGTGCTGATTCAGCCATTGCAACAGCATATATAGCAGAATATGCTCCGAAGAACCGCAGGGGTCACCTGTCCCTTATGCAGCAGTGGATGATAACATGGGGAATTCTGGGTGCATACTTTGTGGGCATGGGTGTATTTTTCATAGCTCCACAGCTGGCATATACGGTTGACTGGAGAATTCTTCTGGGAGTGGCTGCAATACCATCTTTGATAGGGCTGGTGTTCCGTTTCTACATGCCAGAATCTCCAAGATGGCTGATACTGCATGAAAAATACGACAAGGCAATAGCAGCATTGAAACGTTTTAATGTTACGGCAAAGCTGTCTGAAATTAAAACTACACACGATTACCTTGTTGAAAAAGAAACAAAGATAAAGGCAACGCCGGGAATAAAAAGGGCTTTTGTTATAGTCGGGCTTTTTATGATGTTCCAGCAAATTACCGGTATAAACATTCCGTTCTATTATGGTCCAACTGTTATTGCGAAACTCCACATATTCGGTTCAACAGGCGGAACGGCTATATCAAGTGCAGTTTTTGGAATTGAAGCATCATCAATACTTGCTATTATAAACGTACTTGCGACACTTATAGGTTTCCGGCTTATAGATTCATATGGCAGGAGGTCCCTGGCATTTCTAGGATACTCTGGCATGGCATTTTTTGATGTGCTGGGTGCAGTACTGTACCTTTCACGATCCATTCGCAAGGAAGCCTATGACTTTAGTCACAGGAGGAATTGCGGCAATTTTATATATTGAATTTATATTTGAATATTGTGCTTAAAACCCTTCAAATTAAATTGCTTCCAGACGATAATCAGAAGGCTCTACTCCTTGGCACATTTAAAAAGTTCAATGAAGCATGTAATTTTGTATCCAGAATAGCATGGGATAATAAAATATATAATAAAATATCCCTCCAGAAATTGGTATATTATGATATCAGAAACAAATTCGGATTATCAGCACAGTTAACCATAAGAGTTATTGCAAAGGTTGTGGACACTTATTTAACTGATAGATCAGTATTCCATGAATTCCGGGAATACGGTTCAATAGTATATGACCAGAGAATTATGAGTTTTAAAAGCATGTATGAAGTGAGCCTTAACACCATTAAGGGAAGAATAAGAATACCTATAACCATTGGAAAATATGGTGAAATACCATTCAATAGAATGAGGGGCCAATGTGACCTTGTAAGGAAACATAAAATTTTCTATTTAATGGTAAGTGTTGATATAAAGGAACAACCAGTTATAGAACCTAAGAATGTTATAGGGGTAGACATGGGTATAGTAAACATCTCCGTTGATTCCACCGGAAAATACTATTCCGGAGATAGAATCAGTGAAGTAAGGGAACATAATTCAGACCTCCGTTCCAGATTGCAATCTGTTAATACTAAATCAGCAAAAAGGCATCTTAAAAAGCTTTCAGGAAAAGAGCATAGATTTGCCACCAATACAAACCATATAATATCTAAGGAAATAGTAAATAAAGCCAGAGGCACCTCTTCTGCAATTGCCATTGAAGATCTCAGTGGCATAAGAATGAGGGAAACTGTTAAAAAAGGAAATAAATACATCCATAATTCATGGGCTTTCTACCAGCTCAGGCTGTTTATTGAATACAAGGCAAGAGAAGCAGGCATTCCAATAATCGTTATAGACCCACATAACACAAGCAGGGAATGCCCCAACTGCCATACTATTTCTAAAAAGAACAGGCCTGAGAGATCTGCATTTAAATGCATTTCCTGTGGCTTAGAGGGAGAAGCAGATTATATTGCTTCATTAAATATCAGGAACAGGGCTGTTGCCAACCAGCCTATTGTAGCGGGTGATTTTTTTGTCCATTGTGACACCCCAGTTGCAAGCTCACTGCTTTAGCTGTGGGTAGTTGACATATAGATATCGGTCTGCTTATAGGATTTGCCGGGTTCATAATATTCTTTGCTTTCGGTGTTGGTGGTACCGGCTGGATCATCCAGGGAGAATATTTCCCGACACAGTACA from Ferroplasma acidiphilum carries:
- a CDS encoding MBL fold metallo-hydrolase; protein product: MEIKFLGNWSSHIQAGKRNVSMIIDGHILLDCGPHTIESMLESGIDPVQVDKILISHMHLDHYGGLAEILWYRAAREAKDEVIILGPKGIMKNTEQLLKIYNTPDHYMFSMKSNYVEINNNGEIYEVKTKFTDKVKNDYIEAFVGNHSIPDNMYRLEYHGNTIAYTGDTAYNDNIAQVGEKADIFLHEMTFTDQDAEIAKLSKHSTYSSVLRGFSESHAKKLVPVHLTDKTVSTLKAKSRENIILPFTDINL
- a CDS encoding HAD family hydrolase, with the protein product MVKLILFDIDGTLMEESPTHTAAFDYVCKEIYGVDTDIESFPRHGMTDTGIMYGLLKKQGIQEVEIKAKLDIAFQALIGYVSTNLQPADYKLLDNVKNMLDAVKVNGYISGILTGNLQPIAEIRLQHAGIEEYFLTGGYGSDSIIRSKLVDYAIQRYGKNINRSEIYLIGDTPLDIKAAREASTRAVGIATGVYPITDLNGADLTLKNFKDINKLIDFLKN
- a CDS encoding 3-hydroxyacyl-CoA dehydrogenase family protein; translation: MIEKIGIIGAGAMGSSIAEVFAFNGYSVYLKDQNMEYVNRGISHVRKVLEDYQSYMDSMPDKEIKRIERNGIELTETQKNSIKKNLGKQLDIDGIISNIHPVESYKELSQCGLVIEAVFEKQEIKNDLFRELSGYFGENTILASNTSSLSITEMAANYKYPENNIIIHFFNPPYTMPLVEIVPALQTGSKTVETAYSLISGLRNHRDTMVPVKAKERSGFIVNRILIQLINEAIKIVEEGIADEKSVDIGMKKGAGFPMGPFELGDYVGLDIVYDVLKSFNKAYGDAYIPPERLKNMVIAGYLGRKTGKGFYEYTK
- a CDS encoding MFS transporter, translated to MNNTSNETTDPVLNELNGKITTKFYWAVTLLATIGGFLFGYDTSNIGTDLSFIPFAKNLAATDPFVYGYLIAGASLGAAVGALIAALLTDKYGRKFLLITDAAIYTIGALLSAFSVDLVMLLLSRTLIGLAVGADSAIATAYIAEYAPKNRRGHLSLMQQWMITWGILGAYFVGMGVFFIAPQLAYTVDWRILLGVAAIPSLIGLVFRFYMPESPRWLILHEKYDKAIAALKRFNVTAKLSEIKTTHDYLVEKETKIKATPGIKRAFVIVGLFMMFQQITGINIPFYYGPTVIAKLHIFGSTGGTAISSAVFGIEASSILAIINVLATLIGFRLIDSYGRRSLAFLGYSGMAFFDVLGAVLYLSRSIRKEAYDFSHRRNCGNFIY
- a CDS encoding RNA-guided endonuclease InsQ/TnpB family protein, whose product is MLKTLQIKLLPDDNQKALLLGTFKKFNEACNFVSRIAWDNKIYNKISLQKLVYYDIRNKFGLSAQLTIRVIAKVVDTYLTDRSVFHEFREYGSIVYDQRIMSFKSMYEVSLNTIKGRIRIPITIGKYGEIPFNRMRGQCDLVRKHKIFYLMVSVDIKEQPVIEPKNVIGVDMGIVNISVDSTGKYYSGDRISEVREHNSDLRSRLQSVNTKSAKRHLKKLSGKEHRFATNTNHIISKEIVNKARGTSSAIAIEDLSGIRMRETVKKGNKYIHNSWAFYQLRLFIEYKAREAGIPIIVIDPHNTSRECPNCHTISKKNRPERSAFKCISCGLEGEADYIASLNIRNRAVANQPIVAGDFFVHCDTPVASSLL